A genomic segment from bacterium encodes:
- a CDS encoding LLM class flavin-dependent oxidoreductase, producing MRFAISIPQFVGDGAFDPAEFRAHMARAEALGFHSAWTQEQVLGSMPHLAPMETMTYAAACTERIRIGCAVFVTPLHSPVHLAKSLSTLDQISRGRLEVGVGIGGRRMFSAFAVEPDHLVTRFVEGLQLMKALWTESRVTFKGRYWQLEGAAMEPKPLQKPHPPVWFGAAHPDAVRRAVRLGDGFFGAGSQPTVRFAEQVRVLREAVAEAGRSVDGFPIAKRVYIAVDEDTARVRQRVHAALHALYANSGARNLESVAVFGPPSACVDGLREVANAGAGMILLTPLFDETAQMERLAADVIPRMLE from the coding sequence GTGCGATTTGCGATCTCGATCCCGCAGTTTGTCGGCGACGGGGCCTTCGATCCCGCCGAGTTTCGCGCCCACATGGCCCGGGCCGAGGCCCTGGGGTTTCACAGCGCGTGGACGCAAGAGCAGGTCCTCGGCTCGATGCCGCACCTCGCGCCGATGGAGACGATGACGTATGCGGCCGCGTGCACGGAGCGCATTCGCATTGGGTGCGCCGTATTTGTCACACCGCTGCACAGCCCGGTCCATCTTGCCAAGAGTCTGAGCACGCTCGACCAGATCAGCCGGGGCCGTCTCGAGGTCGGGGTGGGGATCGGCGGGCGGCGGATGTTCTCCGCATTCGCGGTCGAGCCCGACCATCTCGTGACGCGCTTTGTCGAAGGGCTTCAGCTGATGAAGGCGCTGTGGACGGAGTCTCGCGTGACGTTCAAGGGCCGGTACTGGCAGCTCGAGGGCGCCGCGATGGAGCCGAAGCCGCTGCAGAAACCGCACCCGCCGGTCTGGTTCGGCGCCGCTCATCCGGACGCTGTGCGGCGGGCCGTCCGGCTCGGCGACGGTTTCTTCGGCGCCGGATCGCAGCCGACGGTCCGGTTCGCGGAACAGGTGCGGGTGCTACGCGAGGCCGTGGCGGAGGCCGGCCGATCCGTGGACGGTTTCCCGATCGCGAAGCGCGTCTATATCGCCGTCGACGAGGACACCGCGCGCGTCCGACAGCGGGTCCACGCCGCGCTGCACGCGCTGTACGCAAACTCGGGCGCGCGGAATCTGGAATCGGTGGCGGTCTTCGGTCCGCCGAGCGCGTGCGTAGACGGCCTCCGTGAGGTGGCGAACGCGGGCGCCGGGATGATTCTGCTGACCCCGCTGTTCGACGAGACCGCGCAGATGGAGCGGCTGGCGGCCGACGTGATCCCGCGCATGCTAGAATGA